DNA from Sinorhizobium arboris LMG 14919:
CTCGACGTGGAGACCGTGCGCGAGCGTTTCGCCGCGCTAGCGGCCGAGATCGGCGACGGGCGAGGCCCGCAGGACGTCGCCGACGGCTTCATCCGTATTGCGGTTGCCAACATGGTCGAGGCGATCAAGAAGATTTCCGTAAGCCGCGGCTATGACGTGACGCGCTACGCGCTCAACTGCTTCGGCGGCGCCGGCGGACAGCACGCTTGCCTGGTCGCCGACGCGCTCGGCATGAAGAGCATTCTCCTGCATCCGATGTCCGGGCTGCTCTCCGCCTACGGCATGGGCCTTGCCGATATCCGCGCCACACGCCAGAAAGCGCTCGGCGTCACGCTGGCCGACAGCGCACCCGAGGCACTTGCCGCCCTTGGCCAGGAACTGCAATCGGAATGCCTTGCCGAACTGGAAGCGCAGGGGATCGCCTGCGAACGGATCCGCACGCATCTGCGCGCCCATATTCGCTATGCCGGCACGGACACGGTCCTGCCGGTGGAAGCGACCTTCCCTGATCGGGACGACCAGGCGCGGCTCCGCTGCGAATTCGAACGATTGCACCAGCGCCGCTTCGGCTTCACCGCCGAAAACAAGGCGCTGGTGATCGACGCGGTCGAGGTCGAAACGGTCGGCGGCGGGGCTGCGGAAGTGGAGGCGGAGGGCCTTGCCGCGACGGCCGGAGATGTCGTCGCGAATCGGCGGACCCGCTTTTATTCGCAGGGCGCGTTTCATGACGCTCCGGTGGCGCTGCGTTTGGAAATCGGGCCCGGTCAGAAGCTCACCGGGCCGGCAATCATCATCGAAGCCAACCAGACGATCGTCGTCGAGGACGGCTGGCAGGCGGAGCTGACCGCGAAAGACCATATCGTCCTGAGGCGGATCAAGGCGCTGCCCGAGCGCACCGCGATCGGCACGAAGGCCGATCCGGTCATGCTGGAGATCTTCAACAATCTCTTTATGTCGATTGCCGAGCAGATGGGGGTGACGCTGCAGAACACCGCCTATTCGGTCAATATCAAGGAGCGGCTCGATTTCTCCTGCGCGGTCTTCGACAACAGGGGAAATCTGGTTGCCAATGCGCCGCACATGCCGGTGCATCTGGGCTCCATGGACGCTTCGGTCGCCACTGCGATCCGCGAGAACCCGGTTATCCATCCGGGTGATGTTTTCCTGATCAATGCGCCCTATAACGGCGGCACGCATCTGCCGGACCTGACGGTCTGCACGCCGGTCTTCGACGATGAGGCCCGCGCCATCCGCTTCTGGGTCGCAAGCCGCGGACACCATGCCGATATCGGCGGCATCTCGCCGGGCTCGATGTCGCCGCTTGCCACCAATATCGAAGAGGAAGGCGTCTATATCGACAACTTCAAGCTCATCGACCGCGGACGCTTCTGCGAGGAGGAACTGGAGAGGCTCTTGAGCGGAGCGCGCTATCCGGTGCGCAACATCCTCCAGAACGTCAACGATCTGAAGGCGCAGGTCGCGGCCAACGAAAAGGGCGTGGCGGAACTCAGGAAGATGATCGCGCAATTCGGGGAGGACGTGGTCGAAGCCTATATGGGCCACGTCCAGGACAACGCGGCCGAAAGCGTGCGCCGCGTGCTCGACCGATTGCCGGGCGGCGAATTCTCCTACGAGATGGACCAGGGCTGCCGGATCGTCGTGAAGATCTCCATCGACCGCGAGGGCCGGGAAGCAACGGTGGATTTCACCGGAACGTCCGAGCAGCGCTCGGATAATTTCAACGCGCCGGAGCCGGTGACGCGCGCCGCCGTGCTCTATGTCTTCCGGGTGCTGGTCGAGGCCGATATCCCGATGAACGCCGGTTGCCTGAGGCCTATCCGCATCGTCATCCCGCAAGGCACGATGCTTTCACCGCGCTATCCGGCGGCGGTCGTCGCCGGCAATGTCGAGGTGAGTCAGGCGGTCACCAACTGCCTCTTCGGCGCGGTCGAGGCGCAGGCGGCGGCGCAGGGAACGATGAACAACCTCACCTTCGGAAATGCCGGCTACCAGTATTACGAGACGATCTGCTCCGGCGCTCCGGCAGGCCCCGGCTATGACGGAGCCGACGCGGTTCACACCCATATGACCAATTCGCGCCTCACCGACCCGGAAATCCTGGAGGCGCGCTTCCCGGTGGTGCTCGAGGACTTCCACATCCGC
Protein-coding regions in this window:
- a CDS encoding hydantoinase B/oxoprolinase family protein, with the translated sequence MSVAGAWDFWVDRGGTFTDVIGRDPAGSLHALKVLSENPGAYRDAAVHGIRQHLGLGSGEPVPPGLVGEVRMGTTVATNALLERKGERLALVTTRGFRDALRIGYQERKKIFATEIVKPEALYSDIVELDERVLADGTIERPLDEATARQALEGLRANGYGALAIVLMHAYRYPAHEAIVARIARSMGFEQVSVSHEVSPLVKYVGRGDTTVIDAYLSPVLGRYVAQVSEELDVARSGARLMFMMSSGGLTAAEMFQGKDAILSGPAGGVVGLARTGEAAGFDRVIGFDMGGTSTDVAHFDGEYERAFETEVAGVRVRAPMMLIHTVAAGGGSILHFDGERFRVGPDSAGANPGPACYRNGGPLAVTDANVMLGKLLPEHFPAIFGPEQNLPLDVETVRERFAALAAEIGDGRGPQDVADGFIRIAVANMVEAIKKISVSRGYDVTRYALNCFGGAGGQHACLVADALGMKSILLHPMSGLLSAYGMGLADIRATRQKALGVTLADSAPEALAALGQELQSECLAELEAQGIACERIRTHLRAHIRYAGTDTVLPVEATFPDRDDQARLRCEFERLHQRRFGFTAENKALVIDAVEVETVGGGAAEVEAEGLAATAGDVVANRRTRFYSQGAFHDAPVALRLEIGPGQKLTGPAIIIEANQTIVVEDGWQAELTAKDHIVLRRIKALPERTAIGTKADPVMLEIFNNLFMSIAEQMGVTLQNTAYSVNIKERLDFSCAVFDNRGNLVANAPHMPVHLGSMDASVATAIRENPVIHPGDVFLINAPYNGGTHLPDLTVCTPVFDDEARAIRFWVASRGHHADIGGISPGSMSPLATNIEEEGVYIDNFKLIDRGRFCEEELERLLSGARYPVRNILQNVNDLKAQVAANEKGVAELRKMIAQFGEDVVEAYMGHVQDNAAESVRRVLDRLPGGEFSYEMDQGCRIVVKISIDREGREATVDFTGTSEQRSDNFNAPEPVTRAAVLYVFRVLVEADIPMNAGCLRPIRIVIPQGTMLSPRYPAAVVAGNVEVSQAVTNCLFGAVEAQAAAQGTMNNLTFGNAGYQYYETICSGAPAGPGYDGADAVHTHMTNSRLTDPEILEARFPVVLEDFHIRKGSGGRGKWSAGDGTQRTIRARERLDFAILSGHRRVRPFGLKGGEPGELGRNSVRRNDGRIEELPGSAHTVLEAGEAFTVVTPTGGGYGKAS